From a region of the Coprococcus comes ATCC 27758 genome:
- a CDS encoding site-specific integrase — MSNVKRKDSKNRNLRNGESQRKDGRYVYKYTDIYGKPQFIYSWKLVPTDKTPAGKRDDISLREKEAQIKKDLNDSIDTVGGKMTVCQLYEKKNSQRKNIKRATEKGRQYLMNALKNDPLGMRAIDTVKQSDAKEWAIRMSEKGYAYKTIDNYKRSLKASFYMAIQDDCIRKNPFEFKLSDVLEDDTEQKVILTPEQEERLLAFMEKDKIYSKYYDEVVLLLETGLRISEFCGLTTHIDMQNKILNIDHQLLKDSEIGYYIETPKTKNGKRELPLTERAYQAIQRILKNRGKAQPLIVGGYSNFLFLNREGLPKVAGNYEGMVRGLIKKYNKYHTDKLPNITPHSFRHTYCTNMANRGMNPNTLQYLMGHANITMTLGYYAHGTFQSAKAELERLAC, encoded by the coding sequence ATGTCTAATGTAAAACGAAAAGACAGTAAAAATCGCAATTTGCGTAATGGAGAGAGCCAGCGAAAAGACGGAAGATACGTTTATAAATATACCGATATATACGGAAAGCCACAATTTATCTATTCTTGGAAACTTGTACCGACAGACAAGACACCTGCTGGAAAGCGTGATGATATTTCATTGAGGGAAAAAGAAGCACAGATAAAAAAAGACCTTAACGACAGTATCGACACAGTCGGCGGTAAAATGACAGTCTGCCAGCTTTACGAGAAAAAGAACAGCCAAAGAAAGAACATCAAGAGGGCTACCGAAAAGGGACGACAGTATCTTATGAACGCTCTGAAAAATGACCCATTGGGTATGAGGGCGATTGATACTGTTAAGCAGTCGGACGCTAAAGAATGGGCTATCAGAATGAGTGAAAAAGGATATGCCTATAAAACAATTGATAACTATAAGCGTTCCTTGAAAGCGTCATTTTACATGGCGATACAAGACGACTGTATCAGAAAGAACCCATTTGAATTTAAGCTAAGTGATGTTCTGGAAGATGATACGGAGCAGAAAGTTATCCTTACACCAGAGCAGGAAGAACGCCTGCTTGCCTTTATGGAAAAGGATAAGATTTACAGCAAGTATTATGATGAGGTTGTGCTTCTGTTGGAAACGGGACTTCGTATTTCTGAATTTTGCGGACTGACGACGCATATTGATATGCAGAACAAAATACTCAATATAGACCACCAGTTATTGAAAGACAGCGAAATCGGCTACTATATTGAAACGCCAAAAACCAAAAACGGAAAACGGGAACTTCCATTGACAGAACGGGCTTATCAAGCAATCCAAAGAATACTAAAGAACAGAGGAAAGGCACAACCGCTGATTGTAGGTGGTTACAGCAATTTCCTATTCTTAAACCGTGAGGGCTTGCCTAAGGTTGCAGGAAACTATGAGGGTATGGTGCGAGGGCTGATTAAGAAGTATAACAAATATCACACGGACAAGTTACCGAACATCACACCACATTCATTCCGACATACTTATTGTACAAATATGGCAAACAGAGGAATGAACCCAAACACCCTGCAATATCTCATGGGACACGCCAACATAACCATGACACTTGGCTATTACGCACACGGTACATTTCAATCTGCAAAAGCAGAACTGGAAAGACTGGCTTGTTAA